The following proteins are encoded in a genomic region of Paenibacillus sp. FSL H3-0469:
- a CDS encoding methionine gamma-lyase family protein — translation MAGFAEDLLQAAEAAEQEIEGAVKALDRIVDHNQWKVIEAFQRQHVSDFHFAGSTGYAYNDRGREVLDLVYAEVFGAEAALVRPHFASGTHTISTALFGVLRPGDELVYITGRPYDTLHKVVGKPGDGTGSLADFGIGYRETALTEEGKVDWDEVALAINDKTKVIGIQRSRGYDWRSSFTVAEIGEMAARVKAIKPDVIVFVDNCYGEFTEKLEPPQVGADLVAGSLIKNPGGGIAETGGYICGRADLVELAAYRLTAPGIGGEVGAMLGTTRGLYQGLFMAPHTVGQAVKGSIFAAAVFQRCGFTTKPAWHEPRTDLIQAVAFDGPEHLIAFVQGIQRAAAVDSHVVPEPWDMPGYEHPVIMAAGTFIQGGSLELSADAPIRAPYIGYMQGGLTYSHVKYGVLMALQSMRERKLL, via the coding sequence TTTGCAGAGGATTTATTACAGGCAGCGGAAGCTGCAGAGCAGGAAATCGAAGGCGCGGTCAAGGCGCTGGACCGGATTGTGGATCATAATCAGTGGAAGGTGATCGAAGCCTTTCAGCGCCAGCATGTGAGTGATTTTCACTTCGCAGGCTCTACCGGGTATGCTTACAATGACCGGGGGCGCGAGGTGCTGGATCTGGTCTATGCCGAAGTATTCGGTGCGGAAGCTGCGCTGGTCCGGCCGCATTTCGCTTCAGGAACGCATACGATCTCTACAGCTCTGTTCGGCGTGTTAAGGCCTGGGGATGAGCTAGTATATATTACAGGACGCCCCTATGATACGCTGCATAAGGTAGTCGGCAAGCCTGGAGACGGGACCGGCTCTCTGGCGGATTTCGGCATCGGGTACCGTGAGACTGCGCTGACAGAAGAGGGTAAGGTTGACTGGGATGAGGTCGCCTTAGCGATAAATGACAAGACCAAGGTCATCGGAATCCAGCGTTCACGCGGCTATGACTGGCGTTCATCCTTCACGGTCGCTGAGATTGGCGAGATGGCAGCGCGGGTAAAAGCCATTAAGCCGGATGTCATCGTATTCGTGGATAACTGCTACGGAGAGTTCACCGAGAAGCTGGAGCCGCCGCAGGTTGGCGCTGATCTCGTCGCAGGTTCGCTGATCAAGAATCCCGGCGGCGGAATCGCTGAGACCGGCGGTTATATCTGCGGCCGCGCAGATCTGGTGGAGCTGGCGGCCTACCGCCTGACTGCCCCTGGAATCGGCGGCGAGGTAGGGGCGATGCTGGGCACGACTCGCGGCCTATATCAAGGTCTGTTCATGGCCCCGCATACGGTGGGACAAGCGGTGAAGGGCAGTATTTTCGCTGCGGCGGTGTTCCAGCGCTGCGGCTTCACTACCAAGCCTGCCTGGCATGAGCCGCGTACGGATCTGATCCAGGCGGTGGCTTTTGACGGACCCGAGCACCTGATTGCGTTCGTACAGGGCATCCAGCGCGCAGCGGCGGTAGACAGCCATGTCGTGCCTGAGCCTTGGGACATGCCGGGGTATGAGCATCCGGTCATCATGGCGGCCGGGACGTTCATCCAGGGCGGCAGCCTGGAGCTGTCGGCAGATGCGCCCATCCGCGCACCGTATATCGGATATATGCAAGGCGGATTAACCTATTCTCATGTCAAATACGGGGTCTTAATGGCCTTGCAGAGTATGAGGGAGCGCAAGCTGTTGTAG
- a CDS encoding MerR family transcriptional regulator has translation MGDEIRRNMALFPIGIVMKLTDLSARQIRYYEQHSLIVPARTSGNQRLFSFNDVERLLEIKALIEKGVNIAGIKQVMNPVSKESEEATVITPDTEVRRRELSDSQLHRLLKQELVSGKRPGQVSLIQGELSRFFNK, from the coding sequence ATGGGTGATGAAATCCGCAGAAATATGGCATTATTTCCTATTGGAATCGTAATGAAGTTAACTGATCTATCCGCCAGACAGATTCGTTATTATGAGCAGCACAGCCTGATCGTACCTGCACGTACCTCCGGCAACCAGCGTTTGTTCTCTTTTAATGATGTGGAACGTCTGCTTGAGATCAAGGCGTTGATTGAGAAGGGTGTTAACATTGCCGGCATCAAGCAGGTGATGAATCCTGTCTCGAAGGAATCTGAAGAAGCTACGGTTATTACCCCTGATACAGAGGTGAGACGTAGAGAGTTGTCTGATTCGCAGCTTCACCGTCTGCTGAAGCAGGAGCTGGTTTCCGGTAAAAGACCGGGACAAGTGTCTCTAATCCAAGGTGAGCTATCCCGGTTTTTTAATAAATAA
- the glnA gene encoding type I glutamate--ammonia ligase, translating into MSFTKEDILRISKDENVRFIRLQFTDLLGTIKNVEIPVSQLEKALDNKMMFDGSSIEGYVRIEESDMYLYPDLSTWVIFPWVTDSRVARLICDVYMPDGTPFAGDPRGILKRCLQEAEEMGFTAMNVGPEPEFFLFRTDEKGNPTTELNDQGGYFDLAPMDLGENCRREIVLTLEEMGFEIEASHHEVASGQHEIDFKYADAIKAADQIQTFKLVVKTVARHHGLHATFMPKPLFGMNGSGMHAHQSLFKGKENMFYDESDKLGLSKTARYYMAGILKHARAFAAITNPTVNSYKRLVPGYEAPCYVAWSASNRSPMIRIPASRGLSTRVEVRNPDPAANPYLALAVMLKAGLDGIKRQLDLPAPIDRNIYVMSEEERIEEGIPSLPADLKEALNEMIRSHVITEALGEHALAHFYELKEIEWDIYRTQVHEWERDQYMTLY; encoded by the coding sequence GTGAGCTTTACTAAAGAGGATATTCTGCGCATTTCCAAGGACGAGAACGTCCGGTTTATTCGCCTGCAATTCACCGATTTGCTGGGAACAATCAAGAATGTAGAGATTCCTGTAAGCCAGCTTGAAAAAGCACTCGACAATAAAATGATGTTCGATGGCTCTTCCATCGAAGGTTATGTGCGGATTGAAGAATCCGACATGTATCTGTATCCGGACCTGAGCACTTGGGTTATCTTCCCTTGGGTGACTGACAGCCGTGTGGCACGTCTGATTTGTGATGTGTACATGCCGGATGGCACGCCGTTTGCCGGAGACCCGCGCGGTATCCTTAAGCGTTGTCTGCAGGAAGCGGAAGAAATGGGCTTCACCGCTATGAATGTTGGACCAGAGCCGGAATTCTTCCTGTTCAGAACAGATGAGAAGGGCAATCCGACTACAGAGCTGAATGACCAGGGTGGTTATTTCGATCTTGCGCCGATGGATCTTGGGGAGAACTGCCGCCGTGAAATCGTATTGACACTGGAAGAAATGGGCTTTGAAATTGAAGCCTCCCACCATGAGGTGGCTTCCGGCCAGCATGAAATTGACTTCAAATATGCCGATGCTATCAAGGCAGCGGATCAGATTCAGACCTTCAAGCTTGTCGTGAAGACGGTAGCCCGCCATCACGGCCTGCATGCAACCTTTATGCCTAAACCGCTGTTTGGTATGAACGGATCTGGTATGCACGCTCACCAATCCCTGTTCAAAGGCAAAGAGAATATGTTCTACGATGAGAGCGATAAGCTGGGCCTTAGCAAGACTGCCCGTTATTACATGGCAGGGATTCTGAAGCACGCACGTGCTTTTGCAGCGATCACTAACCCGACTGTCAACTCTTACAAACGTCTGGTGCCTGGTTATGAAGCACCTTGTTATGTAGCTTGGTCAGCAAGTAACCGCAGCCCGATGATCCGTATTCCGGCTTCGAGAGGACTTAGCACACGCGTTGAGGTTCGTAACCCGGACCCAGCAGCTAACCCTTACCTTGCACTGGCTGTTATGCTGAAGGCAGGTCTGGATGGAATCAAGCGTCAGCTCGATCTTCCAGCTCCTATCGACCGTAACATCTATGTGATGTCCGAAGAAGAGCGGATCGAAGAAGGCATTCCAAGTCTGCCAGCCGATCTGAAGGAAGCCCTGAACGAAATGATCCGCAGCCACGTGATCACAGAAGCCCTCGGCGAACACGCCCTGGCCCACTTCTACGAGCTGAAGGAAATCGAATGGGATATCTACCGCACCCAGGTCCACGAGTGGGAAAGAGATCAGTACATGACGCTTTACTAG
- a CDS encoding ATP-binding protein — translation MEEATAIESLLQRKQENAAPVAVMMCGVAGSGKTTFALKLEQEGFVRLSIDEDIWSTHGRYGIDYPEEAYESFKEQSEQKLRKELIELLAGKRHVVIDFSFWQQRRRDEYKQLIEQYGGQWVLVHLKVEPVELRRRLRIRSARFDANAAFTITGEILTRFLNGFETPTGEGEWIIEA, via the coding sequence TTGGAGGAAGCAACAGCTATTGAAAGCTTGCTGCAGAGAAAGCAGGAGAATGCAGCTCCGGTTGCTGTAATGATGTGTGGAGTAGCGGGATCGGGCAAGACAACCTTTGCGCTCAAGCTGGAGCAGGAGGGATTCGTCCGGCTGTCCATCGATGAGGATATCTGGAGCACCCATGGCCGTTATGGCATTGATTACCCTGAAGAGGCTTATGAATCCTTCAAAGAGCAGTCGGAACAGAAGCTGCGCAAGGAGCTAATAGAGCTGCTTGCAGGGAAGCGTCATGTCGTGATAGATTTCAGCTTCTGGCAGCAGCGAAGACGTGACGAATACAAACAGTTGATCGAGCAGTACGGCGGACAGTGGGTCTTGGTTCATCTAAAGGTAGAGCCGGTAGAGCTGCGCCGGAGGCTCCGCATCCGCAGCGCACGGTTTGACGCCAATGCGGCATTCACCATTACCGGGGAGATTCTGACCCGTTTCCTGAACGGATTTGAGACGCCAACGGGTGAAGGGGAATGGATCATTGAAGCATAA